A single region of the Moorena sp. SIOASIH genome encodes:
- a CDS encoding HD domain-containing protein — protein MTITGYTRMDTLTKEQWDFTNQCFEELVNSLTDRIVKTLLDLRGHKMGSQVDRLEHCLQTATRAFRDGADEEMVVCALLHDIGDDLAPYNHGQVAAAILRPYVSPENAWMIEHHEVFQGYYFQHFIGGDRHERNKFKGHPAFEQTIIFCDRWDQLSFDPNYDTMSLSDFRPMLDSVFSRQPII, from the coding sequence ATGACTATCACGGGTTATACAAGAATGGATACCCTGACTAAGGAACAGTGGGATTTTACGAATCAATGTTTTGAAGAACTTGTAAACAGTCTGACAGACCGAATTGTTAAAACATTGCTAGACTTGCGCGGTCATAAGATGGGAAGTCAAGTAGACCGCTTAGAACATTGCTTACAAACAGCCACTCGGGCATTCCGGGATGGTGCTGATGAAGAAATGGTTGTTTGTGCCCTGCTACACGATATTGGTGATGACCTCGCGCCCTACAATCACGGTCAAGTGGCCGCCGCAATTTTACGGCCTTATGTGTCTCCGGAAAATGCCTGGATGATAGAACATCACGAAGTGTTTCAAGGCTATTACTTTCAGCACTTTATTGGTGGCGATCGCCATGAGCGCAACAAGTTCAAAGGTCATCCGGCTTTTGAGCAAACCATTATTTTCTGCGATCGCTGGGATCAATTATCTTTTGACCCTAATTATGACACCATGTCTCTGTCTGATTTCCGACCGATGCTCGATTCTGTTTTCAGTCGCCAACCCATTATTTAG
- a CDS encoding class I SAM-dependent methyltransferase → MSKKTDTVHWVYSSKNNQELAERYDVWAKEYEQDLLPENYTGPEPAIEVLVKYLSKEAKILDAGAGTGLVGQLLHQRGYGNLEAMDISAGMLEEARKKNVYIALHQGILGEPLALATDTFDGIISVGTFTLGHAPSSGFDELIRITKPGGYIIFTIRPDYYQNSDFKEKQPALEAAGKWTLVEKGEPFLNLPEAEPDIYLQVWAYKVC, encoded by the coding sequence ATGAGTAAAAAAACAGATACGGTACATTGGGTCTACAGTTCTAAAAACAATCAAGAATTAGCCGAAAGGTATGATGTATGGGCTAAGGAGTACGAGCAAGATTTGCTGCCCGAGAACTATACCGGACCAGAACCAGCTATCGAGGTTTTGGTCAAGTATCTCTCTAAAGAAGCCAAAATTTTAGATGCTGGGGCGGGAACTGGGCTAGTCGGGCAACTTTTGCATCAGCGCGGATATGGCAATCTAGAGGCAATGGATATTTCAGCAGGGATGCTGGAAGAAGCGAGAAAAAAGAACGTTTACATCGCACTTCACCAAGGAATATTGGGCGAACCTTTAGCGTTGGCAACTGACACCTTTGATGGGATTATTAGCGTCGGAACCTTCACATTAGGCCATGCTCCCAGCAGTGGTTTTGATGAACTAATTCGTATTACTAAGCCAGGGGGATATATCATTTTTACTATTCGTCCCGATTATTACCAGAATAGTGATTTTAAAGAAAAGCAACCAGCCCTAGAAGCTGCTGGTAAATGGACGTTAGTTGAAAAAGGAGAGCCATTTCTAAACTTACCGGAAGCTGAACCAGATATTTATTTACAAGTCTGGGCCTATAAAGTTTGCTAG
- a CDS encoding CmcI family methyltransferase yields MDYKTVLQEKQHHSQRLNPKRFAKISERIDRCDIPVEAWIPLLENAMLQTWKGIILNKSVTEIGVYPMLIHELQPKTIIELGAFNGGSAIWLADHLELFGIKGRVYSMDIDLSLLDEGAKQDSRVHFLQGDSNDLAATFPGQMLWDLPHPWLLIEDSHVNLVGILEYFHQNGFQSGDYLIVEDTSQSMWDYWRKHWDDAAEVEEGARKLKDLRDWLKNHEDDYLIDTYYQDMYGYNGSKNWNSILKRV; encoded by the coding sequence ATGGATTATAAAACTGTTCTCCAAGAAAAACAACACCATAGTCAACGGTTAAATCCCAAGCGATTTGCTAAAATCTCAGAACGAATAGATCGATGCGATATTCCTGTTGAAGCTTGGATTCCTCTGCTGGAAAATGCCATGTTACAGACTTGGAAAGGGATAATTCTGAATAAGTCCGTAACCGAAATTGGGGTCTACCCTATGTTAATCCACGAACTCCAACCAAAAACGATTATCGAACTTGGTGCATTTAACGGAGGAAGTGCCATTTGGTTGGCGGATCATTTGGAACTATTTGGCATAAAAGGTAGAGTCTATTCGATGGATATCGATCTCTCGCTTTTAGACGAGGGAGCAAAACAAGACTCTCGGGTGCATTTTTTGCAGGGAGATTCCAATGACTTGGCTGCTACCTTTCCTGGTCAAATGCTTTGGGATCTGCCTCATCCTTGGTTGCTGATTGAAGACTCCCACGTCAATCTGGTTGGTATCCTAGAATATTTTCATCAAAATGGCTTTCAGAGTGGAGACTACTTAATTGTTGAGGACACGAGCCAATCAATGTGGGATTATTGGCGCAAACACTGGGATGATGCTGCCGAAGTTGAGGAAGGAGCGCGGAAACTGAAGGATTTGAGGGATTGGTTGAAAAACCACGAAGACGACTATCTGATAGATACCTACTATCAGGATATGTACGGCTACAACGGGTCAAAAAACTGGAACTCGATTCTCAAGAGAGTTTGA
- a CDS encoding MBOAT family protein — protein sequence MSFISITYSCFLLAVLGIYWLVQRSTAATGSPKLKLLVLLISSLIFYASLQIQYIPLLVLITLINFYFGQALGANTVPGSHATNYHLSNEEWLLADSFWNNRRSRLLWLGIFLNVIFLLGFKYIPFLLSNLAVILNFSLAQDGANWIKDNLIVPLGISFFIFEGIAYIIDVYRGAPATRNLLQFAAYKLFFPKLISGPITRYHPFALELKTLQFPSLDRATEGLWLITSGAIKKALLADHIGIFVDLCFGNIERAGSGDLWLAIFAYGLQLYFDFSGYVDIARGSAVLLGINLPENFDFPYFSISIADFWRRWHITLGDWIRNYLYFPLGGSRKGVARTCVNLFIVMVIIGIWHGAAWGFVAWGGLHGLALVLHRLTEAFCENRDGIKRWWQSWSGVLVSWFLTQFMVFTAWIFFRIPNLKQASLVIQNLWSHPADIQFSQKVYLTAIGMERFWVVLLLVSLAASMAGVYSIRRGLKLQLNWPVKLLLVPVGLYVVWLFAPQSGLPYIYFDF from the coding sequence ATGTCATTTATTTCGATTACCTACAGCTGTTTCTTGCTAGCAGTTTTGGGAATCTACTGGTTGGTGCAACGTTCTACAGCTGCCACAGGTTCTCCCAAACTAAAACTTTTGGTTTTATTAATTAGCAGTCTAATCTTTTATGCTTCACTACAAATCCAATACATTCCCCTGTTGGTATTGATTACCCTAATTAATTTTTACTTTGGACAAGCACTTGGGGCGAATACAGTTCCTGGTTCCCATGCTACTAATTATCATCTCTCCAATGAAGAATGGCTATTGGCTGATAGTTTTTGGAATAACCGACGGTCAAGACTATTGTGGCTAGGGATATTCCTAAATGTTATCTTTTTGCTGGGCTTCAAGTATATTCCTTTTCTCTTGTCAAATTTGGCAGTAATCCTCAACTTTTCCCTTGCCCAAGATGGGGCTAATTGGATTAAGGATAACTTAATTGTTCCTCTAGGAATCTCGTTTTTTATCTTTGAGGGCATTGCTTATATCATTGATGTCTATCGTGGTGCTCCTGCCACTCGTAATCTACTACAGTTTGCTGCTTATAAGTTGTTTTTTCCTAAACTGATTTCTGGTCCAATTACTCGTTATCATCCGTTTGCTCTTGAACTTAAAACCTTACAATTTCCAAGTCTTGACCGAGCAACAGAAGGACTTTGGTTGATTACATCTGGTGCGATTAAAAAGGCACTGTTAGCCGACCACATCGGTATTTTTGTTGATTTGTGTTTTGGTAATATAGAACGGGCTGGTAGTGGAGATTTATGGTTAGCTATCTTTGCCTACGGTTTACAACTCTATTTCGATTTCAGCGGCTATGTAGACATTGCCCGTGGTAGTGCAGTGTTACTGGGCATTAATCTTCCAGAAAACTTTGATTTTCCCTATTTCAGTATCAGCATTGCGGATTTCTGGCGTCGCTGGCACATCACTCTAGGGGATTGGATCCGTAACTATCTCTACTTTCCCTTGGGCGGTTCCCGTAAAGGGGTTGCTCGTACCTGCGTTAACTTATTCATTGTAATGGTCATTATTGGTATCTGGCATGGAGCAGCTTGGGGATTTGTGGCCTGGGGTGGCTTGCATGGTCTGGCGTTAGTTCTTCATCGCTTGACCGAAGCTTTCTGTGAAAATAGAGATGGGATAAAACGTTGGTGGCAAAGTTGGTCAGGGGTCTTGGTCAGCTGGTTTTTGACCCAATTTATGGTGTTTACTGCCTGGATTTTTTTCCGCATCCCCAATCTCAAACAAGCCAGTTTAGTCATCCAGAATCTCTGGAGTCACCCAGCTGACATCCAATTTTCTCAAAAAGTCTACTTAACCGCTATTGGTATGGAACGCTTCTGGGTGGTTCTCCTGTTAGTTAGCTTAGCAGCCTCAATGGCTGGGGTTTACAGTATCCGAAGGGGTCTGAAATTACAACTCAACTGGCCGGTGAAGTTGTTGTTGGTGCCAGTAGGTCTCTACGTAGTTTGGTTGTTTGCTCCTCAGAGTGGTCTCCCTTACATTTATTTCGATTTTTGA
- a CDS encoding pentapeptide repeat-containing protein, translating to MKQNELEQCYRVLELEPGASPEEVNQAYKDLAFIWHPDRVPEDNPRLKQKAEEKLKLLNQAREKLRSHHKSPTASQKQARGRTQYRNYRNSNPRPKPPPSPQPNPPNYYKYKQPERSRAQPSTTAQPRTPKTPTNARAQPYTPAQPRTPKTPAESRAQPYTPAQPQNPKPPAESRAQPSTPAQTRTTQAQARTAQPPGNSRTQPSTTAQTRTPKAPPDLSGADFRGADLKERDFSNRNLQSANLSQANLKDCFLHRVNLAEANLEGANLFRANLFQANLSKANLREANLIGADLSGADLSGADMSGAKVGSNGKLLVKLTGANLTGAVLPDGSIHN from the coding sequence GTGAAGCAAAATGAGCTAGAGCAATGCTATAGAGTTCTTGAACTGGAGCCTGGAGCATCACCGGAAGAAGTGAACCAGGCTTACAAGGATTTAGCATTTATTTGGCATCCCGATCGTGTTCCTGAGGATAATCCTCGCCTCAAGCAAAAAGCTGAAGAAAAACTTAAGTTACTCAATCAGGCACGAGAAAAATTGCGATCGCATCATAAATCACCCACTGCTTCACAAAAACAAGCTAGGGGCAGAACACAGTATCGGAATTATCGTAATTCAAATCCAAGACCAAAACCACCACCATCACCTCAGCCAAACCCACCAAACTATTACAAATACAAACAACCAGAACGATCTAGAGCCCAACCATCGACGACCGCTCAACCTCGGACTCCCAAGACTCCTACTAACGCTAGAGCCCAACCATACACTCCCGCCCAACCTCGGACTCCCAAGACCCCTGCTGAATCAAGAGCTCAACCATACACTCCCGCCCAACCTCAGAATCCCAAGCCCCCTGCTGAATCAAGAGCCCAACCATCCACTCCCGCCCAAACTCGGACTACTCAAGCCCAAGCTCGGACTGCCCAGCCCCCCGGTAATTCTAGAACCCAGCCATCGACGACCGCCCAAACTCGGACTCCCAAAGCCCCTCCTGACTTGAGTGGTGCTGATTTTAGGGGAGCAGACCTCAAAGAAAGAGACTTCTCAAATCGGAATCTCCAATCCGCTAACTTAAGTCAGGCTAACCTAAAAGACTGCTTTCTCCATCGGGTCAATCTTGCTGAGGCTAACCTCGAAGGTGCTAATCTATTTAGAGCCAATTTATTTCAAGCTAACCTCAGTAAGGCTAACTTACGAGAGGCTAATCTGATTGGAGCTGATTTGAGTGGAGCTGATTTGAGTGGAGCTGACATGAGTGGAGCTAAAGTGGGTTCTAATGGTAAGCTCTTGGTAAAACTGACAGGGGCAAACCTAACCGGGGCAGTTTTGCCCGATGGCAGTATCCACAACTAA
- the hemB gene encoding porphobilinogen synthase encodes MSLPNLIDKSTAVDQLQLTHRPRRLRRTAALRRMVQETQLTVNDLIYPVFVMEGQGLKPEVKSMPGCYRYSLDLLLKEVTEAFELGINAIALFPLIPQDLKDATGTESYNPDGLIQRTIRAIKQEVPELVVITDVALDPFSSDGHDGIVTEDGTILNDATVEVLIKMALSQAAAGADMVAPSDMMDGRIGAIRKALDGEGYTDVGILAYSAKYASAYYGPFRDALDSAPKFGDKKTYQMDPANALEALKEIDLDISEGADMVMVKPALAYMDVIHRVRQHTNLPVAAYNVSGEYAMIKAAGQNGWIDEKKVMMETLTSMKRAGADLILTYFAKEVATILQ; translated from the coding sequence ATGTCCTTACCCAACTTGATTGACAAGTCCACAGCCGTTGACCAACTCCAATTAACCCATCGGCCTCGACGTCTGCGCCGTACAGCAGCCTTACGTCGGATGGTTCAAGAGACTCAACTGACGGTTAATGACCTGATTTATCCAGTATTTGTGATGGAAGGTCAGGGTCTAAAACCAGAAGTGAAGTCCATGCCAGGGTGTTACCGCTATTCTCTGGACTTATTGCTCAAAGAAGTAACCGAGGCATTTGAGCTGGGGATTAATGCGATCGCACTTTTCCCCCTCATCCCCCAGGACTTGAAAGATGCTACCGGTACTGAAAGCTACAACCCTGATGGATTAATTCAACGCACCATCAGAGCAATTAAGCAAGAAGTTCCAGAGCTGGTAGTGATTACCGATGTTGCCCTTGATCCCTTTTCCAGTGATGGTCATGATGGCATTGTCACCGAAGATGGCACTATCCTAAATGACGCCACCGTGGAAGTTTTGATAAAAATGGCCTTATCTCAAGCTGCAGCTGGGGCAGATATGGTAGCGCCTTCCGACATGATGGATGGACGCATTGGTGCAATTCGTAAAGCTCTAGATGGTGAAGGCTACACTGATGTCGGAATTTTGGCCTATTCAGCTAAATACGCCTCCGCTTATTATGGACCATTCCGGGATGCCCTAGATTCAGCTCCTAAATTTGGTGACAAAAAGACTTACCAAATGGATCCCGCTAACGCCCTTGAAGCCCTAAAAGAAATTGACTTAGATATCTCAGAAGGGGCAGATATGGTGATGGTTAAGCCAGCTTTAGCCTATATGGATGTTATCCACCGGGTGAGACAGCATACTAATTTACCCGTTGCTGCATACAATGTTAGTGGTGAGTACGCCATGATTAAAGCAGCCGGTCAGAATGGCTGGATTGATGAGAAAAAAGTCATGATGGAAACCCTGACTAGCATGAAGCGGGCTGGTGCTGACTTAATATTGACCTATTTTGCCAAAGAAGTAGCTACAATCCTGCAGTAA
- a CDS encoding TauD/TfdA family dioxygenase — MLKLQKELIQSDRFLTLAGKRFHYIWLYDHCLCPKCYHPSSFQKINDLSDRLELPKPKSVQFQDEKLIIDWDEDPAHRSIFPRSWLLSRAYDPKPEPRLSPREKQLWDKAWLDANPPDWCEYGNGSFECWMNQLSTLGFTLLRKMPWEKLETFVSSIGPIYYLAQYGRYSTVNAIPNGQDLSLSAAGNALSPHTDITFLPTPPIVQLLYCVENEASGGESTVVDGFRVAQDFRQDYPHYFEILARTPVTFWQLYQDWDYYVSQTKPIIKLNDTEEVTNIFFSHKNLGLDLPFEQMESFYEAYYGFFRYLKKPAYEYCFRMQAGDCLLVQNWRIMHGRKAFDASSGSRHLETAYMDWNYFAGRQDFHQVQSF, encoded by the coding sequence ATGCTTAAATTACAGAAAGAGTTAATTCAAAGCGATCGCTTTCTAACTCTTGCCGGGAAGCGGTTTCATTACATCTGGTTATATGACCATTGTTTGTGTCCTAAGTGTTATCATCCCAGTTCGTTTCAGAAAATTAACGATCTCAGCGATCGCCTAGAACTGCCAAAACCCAAATCCGTGCAGTTCCAAGATGAAAAACTCATCATTGACTGGGATGAAGACCCTGCCCACCGCAGTATTTTTCCCCGATCTTGGCTCCTGAGTCGTGCCTACGACCCCAAACCGGAACCTAGGTTATCTCCTAGGGAAAAGCAACTTTGGGACAAAGCTTGGTTAGATGCCAATCCACCAGATTGGTGTGAATATGGTAATGGTTCTTTTGAATGCTGGATGAATCAACTTTCTACCCTAGGGTTTACCCTATTGCGAAAAATGCCTTGGGAGAAGTTAGAGACTTTCGTCTCTTCCATTGGACCAATTTACTATCTAGCTCAATACGGACGCTACTCCACAGTTAATGCGATCCCAAATGGTCAAGACTTGTCTCTCTCAGCAGCGGGTAATGCCTTATCACCCCATACGGATATCACCTTCCTCCCTACCCCACCCATTGTCCAACTGCTCTATTGTGTGGAAAATGAAGCTTCTGGGGGTGAGTCCACCGTAGTAGACGGGTTTCGTGTGGCTCAGGATTTTCGTCAAGATTATCCCCACTACTTTGAAATTTTGGCTCGAACCCCTGTCACCTTTTGGCAACTGTACCAGGACTGGGATTATTATGTTTCCCAGACAAAACCGATTATCAAACTAAACGACACTGAGGAAGTAACTAACATCTTCTTCAGCCACAAAAATTTGGGATTAGATTTACCATTCGAGCAGATGGAAAGCTTTTATGAAGCTTACTATGGGTTCTTTCGCTACCTAAAAAAACCGGCTTACGAATACTGTTTTCGGATGCAAGCTGGAGACTGCCTGTTAGTGCAGAATTGGAGAATTATGCATGGACGCAAAGCTTTTGACGCCAGTTCTGGATCTAGACACCTGGAAACAGCATATATGGATTGGAACTACTTTGCGGGACGACAGGATTTCCACCAGGTTCAGTCTTTTTAA
- a CDS encoding DUF1574 family protein, with translation MLDVDQRLPKAPPSSLAKWAYCAIRQPGLSIRIRLRGNNLHILCEHPQGVEANKVVNRLIKALKLQQGEVQFPLDLVNPIYQIIVYGRRVGHKRPDWIKQIAIKLPTDDATNASNQSSQRSFDAITTDAELTVSNESLARSGSPDAIARYLSESLSYLGVSVKVRIQHQDSKARRFSRASSNLKQTNLHPSPPNRRLWIICNSNYSPDPSLLSEPIIDRLHSLQLQGFRDALICFQVSGEATPDWKLRVDLTPPEEVLKEWARWGDVEAIQRLLNQGLAAVGITVRAILKESTLHVFCSVIHRRKTIAPEKETVVSAIASVLDLIAPQGIQGATIYGVESSQFPSQTLLSQEADSLQYPFGNNGQAANNSLLPETESPAWIHWLNLPAGDHQSLGESTYSLAQTGHHDALTFLLERLLNPDIDQRLVTGGIRVKIRRKQDLLHIMSEATVCPRKSKVTRKITRFLEQLAMSEITGLRLYGRRAGATSPSWNYGVDFVHRQRLVPEATPEFAASDAYLSDLVTPTGEPVLRRDLTHDDLNQGLKGAVNGVVYILQRLLCYSQLFVPTVENQDMAAFSNKRQAKGKLSIQGVAVAMVWGVAGLLLTLITDWRFSELLQSQASPSAEVKAVTHSSAKPIALPQISLQKGAGLGTANFNTSGFTAPGDTMVIVNENGNATMAAMLAAARSPNPSFNNQMLDEKLALYQQRLLQSGIPDVLIMGSSRAMRGIDPIALQDALEEQGYPDIDVFNFGVNGATAQVVDFMVRRVLTPEQLPKLIIWADGVRAFNNGRVDATYNSIIASPGYQALMAGVFPNRTKQPPLPTDAKDQPLEVLNDSYQFISGWLNQSIAKISLTYPHRSQLKSLLREKLLDLEKFLQSETTQTANKPQHTLSPTWKIDFDGFLPLSTRFNTATYYQKHPKVPGIYDGDYRYFQLGGQQDRALRNLLEFAQKHDVSIVMVNLPLTKEYLDPVRSKYEKQFQRYMYNLDLEGGLIFRDFNKMLLTKHDYFSDPSHLNRYGAYQVSNQLAKDPMMPWSLVINH, from the coding sequence ATGTTGGATGTCGATCAGCGTCTCCCAAAAGCTCCTCCGTCCTCCCTTGCCAAGTGGGCTTATTGTGCCATTAGGCAACCTGGGTTATCCATACGAATCCGTTTGCGAGGGAACAATTTGCACATTCTCTGTGAACACCCTCAGGGAGTAGAAGCCAATAAGGTGGTCAACCGCCTGATCAAAGCCCTGAAACTCCAACAGGGAGAAGTTCAGTTTCCCCTAGACTTAGTAAACCCGATCTATCAAATAATTGTTTATGGGCGTCGAGTGGGGCACAAGCGTCCAGACTGGATTAAGCAAATCGCTATCAAACTACCGACCGATGATGCCACTAATGCTTCTAACCAATCTTCTCAGAGGTCTTTCGATGCCATAACCACTGATGCGGAATTAACTGTCTCAAACGAAAGTCTTGCCCGTTCTGGTTCTCCAGATGCGATCGCTCGTTATCTCAGTGAATCCCTCAGTTACCTAGGTGTCAGTGTTAAAGTCCGGATCCAACACCAAGATTCCAAAGCTAGAAGATTTTCAAGGGCAAGTTCTAACCTTAAACAAACTAACCTTCACCCTTCACCCCCTAACCGACGGCTCTGGATAATTTGTAATTCTAACTACAGCCCCGATCCCTCCTTACTATCTGAGCCCATCATCGACCGGTTACATTCCTTGCAACTCCAAGGGTTTCGAGATGCCCTGATTTGCTTTCAGGTAAGTGGCGAAGCCACTCCTGATTGGAAGCTGCGAGTGGATTTGACCCCTCCAGAAGAAGTCCTGAAGGAATGGGCTCGTTGGGGAGATGTAGAAGCAATCCAGCGGTTATTAAATCAGGGGTTAGCAGCGGTAGGAATAACCGTTAGAGCCATTCTTAAAGAAAGCACCCTACATGTATTTTGTAGCGTCATCCACCGCCGGAAAACTATTGCCCCAGAAAAAGAAACTGTAGTCAGTGCCATTGCCTCAGTACTGGATTTAATCGCTCCTCAAGGAATCCAGGGTGCAACTATTTATGGTGTAGAGTCAAGTCAGTTCCCTAGTCAAACCTTACTGTCTCAGGAAGCTGACTCTCTCCAATACCCCTTTGGAAACAATGGTCAAGCTGCCAACAATTCCTTACTGCCAGAAACCGAATCCCCAGCCTGGATTCACTGGCTCAACTTACCAGCAGGAGACCACCAGAGTTTAGGAGAATCCACCTATTCCTTAGCCCAAACAGGGCATCACGATGCCTTGACCTTTTTGTTGGAACGCTTACTCAATCCCGACATTGACCAACGATTGGTAACAGGTGGAATCAGGGTAAAAATTCGCCGTAAACAAGACTTGTTGCACATCATGAGCGAGGCAACGGTCTGTCCTCGAAAATCTAAGGTCACTCGAAAAATTACCCGCTTCCTAGAGCAGCTGGCTATGTCCGAAATTACTGGCTTACGGCTTTATGGACGTCGCGCTGGTGCTACCTCCCCCTCCTGGAACTATGGGGTGGATTTTGTTCATCGACAGCGTCTAGTCCCAGAAGCTACCCCAGAGTTTGCTGCCTCAGATGCCTACCTCAGTGATTTGGTAACTCCAACTGGGGAACCAGTACTGCGTCGTGATCTAACCCACGACGATCTCAACCAGGGTTTAAAAGGAGCAGTTAATGGTGTAGTTTACATACTCCAGCGTTTGCTATGCTACTCTCAGCTATTTGTACCCACTGTAGAAAACCAAGACATGGCAGCCTTCTCAAACAAGAGACAGGCAAAGGGGAAATTATCTATCCAAGGCGTAGCAGTAGCCATGGTATGGGGCGTAGCAGGATTACTACTAACACTGATCACAGATTGGCGTTTTAGTGAGCTCCTACAGTCTCAAGCCTCACCGTCAGCGGAAGTAAAGGCAGTGACTCACTCATCAGCCAAACCCATTGCTTTGCCCCAAATATCTTTACAAAAAGGGGCAGGTCTCGGGACTGCAAACTTCAACACCTCTGGTTTTACTGCTCCTGGGGATACCATGGTGATTGTGAATGAAAACGGCAATGCTACCATGGCAGCCATGCTGGCCGCAGCGCGATCGCCCAATCCTTCATTCAATAACCAGATGTTAGATGAAAAGCTAGCTCTGTACCAACAACGCCTGCTTCAAAGTGGTATCCCTGATGTACTGATTATGGGGAGTTCCAGAGCTATGCGGGGAATCGATCCCATTGCCCTGCAAGATGCCTTAGAAGAGCAGGGCTATCCTGACATTGACGTGTTTAACTTTGGGGTTAATGGTGCCACAGCTCAGGTAGTAGACTTCATGGTTCGGCGCGTCTTAACTCCGGAGCAACTGCCTAAATTGATTATTTGGGCTGATGGGGTAAGAGCCTTTAACAATGGTCGAGTTGATGCTACCTACAACTCGATTATCGCATCACCAGGCTACCAAGCTCTAATGGCAGGAGTTTTTCCGAACCGTACTAAACAACCACCATTACCGACAGATGCCAAAGACCAACCTCTAGAGGTTTTGAATGATAGTTATCAGTTCATCAGTGGCTGGCTAAATCAGTCAATAGCCAAAATTTCGTTAACTTATCCTCACCGAAGCCAGCTCAAATCTCTGTTACGGGAAAAGTTGCTTGACCTAGAAAAGTTCCTGCAATCAGAAACAACCCAGACTGCCAACAAGCCTCAACATACATTATCCCCAACCTGGAAAATTGACTTTGATGGCTTCCTTCCCCTGTCAACTCGTTTTAACACCGCTACCTACTACCAGAAACATCCTAAAGTTCCCGGTATTTATGATGGTGATTACCGGTATTTTCAGCTAGGAGGTCAGCAAGACAGAGCCCTAAGAAACTTGCTGGAATTTGCCCAGAAGCATGACGTTAGTATCGTTATGGTCAACCTACCCCTGACCAAAGAATATTTAGATCCAGTGCGGAGCAAATATGAGAAACAATTTCAGCGATACATGTACAACTTGGATTTAGAAGGGGGATTGATTTTCAGAGATTTCAACAAGATGTTGCTAACTAAACATGACTACTTTTCCGACCCCAGTCATCTCAACCGCTATGGTGCTTACCAAGTTTCTAACCAGTTGGCTAAAGATCCAATGATGCCTTGGTCATTAGTGATTAATCATTAG
- a CDS encoding SDR family oxidoreductase has translation MNKEKFLQGRVAIVTGGTSGIGKAVALALAEVGANVAIGSRSAEKSSCQTEIEAKGVKALAMTLDVSSTDSVETFCNNVFKTFGQVDILVNAAGITYLHKICEHPDQDWYRVIDVNLNGIYRTIKFCLPGMIERKWGRIINIASTAASVGNPNVPAYCASKAAVVGLTRCVALEGAPHGVSCNAISPGWVETELGKNCMREFAESEGRSFAEYFEDVKQSYPQKRIIQPKEIGELAAFLCRDEAVGMTMQELTVSAGSLW, from the coding sequence ATGAATAAAGAAAAATTTTTACAAGGTCGCGTAGCAATAGTAACTGGCGGGACATCGGGTATCGGTAAAGCCGTCGCTCTTGCTTTAGCAGAAGTTGGGGCTAACGTAGCCATTGGCTCCCGCTCTGCTGAGAAAAGTTCTTGCCAAACAGAAATTGAGGCAAAGGGGGTTAAGGCTTTAGCAATGACCCTAGATGTCTCTTCTACTGATTCAGTTGAGACTTTTTGCAATAATGTATTCAAAACTTTTGGTCAAGTCGATATCCTGGTCAATGCTGCTGGAATAACCTACCTGCATAAAATCTGCGAGCATCCTGATCAAGACTGGTATCGTGTTATTGATGTTAATCTCAATGGTATTTATCGTACTATCAAGTTTTGTTTGCCAGGAATGATCGAACGCAAGTGGGGTCGCATTATCAACATTGCTTCTACTGCTGCCTCAGTTGGTAATCCTAATGTTCCTGCCTATTGTGCTTCTAAAGCAGCAGTGGTTGGGCTAACTCGTTGTGTGGCTTTAGAGGGAGCGCCTCATGGGGTATCCTGCAATGCTATTAGTCCGGGTTGGGTAGAAACTGAGCTTGGCAAAAATTGTATGAGAGAGTTTGCTGAATCTGAAGGTCGAAGTTTTGCGGAATATTTTGAAGACGTTAAGCAGAGCTACCCCCAGAAAAGGATCATACAGCCTAAAGAAATTGGCGAACTAGCTGCTTTTCTCTGCCGCGATGAGGCAGTGGGTATGACAATGCAGGAGCTAACTGTATCTGCGGGGTCTCTATGGTAA